The following proteins come from a genomic window of Mucinivorans hirudinis:
- a CDS encoding Lipopolysaccharide biosynthesis protein RffA: MGGSEQKYIKEAFDTNWVVPLGPNVNGFEDDLKHYLGGEHSVVALSAGTAALHLALVQLGVGYGDEVICQSFTFAASANPITYLGGKPIFVDSEADTWNMSPYHLQEAIKDRIAKTGKKPKAIIPVHLYGMPAKMDEIMEIANRYEIPVIEDAAEALGSEFDGVKCGTFGTFGILSFNGNKIITTSGGGALVCSTQEQARKTMFLATQARDNAPHYQHSEIGFNYRMSNICAGIGRGQAEVLSLRVARRREINEIYRKAFAEIKGITLQSEPNEKYFSNYWLTSITVNPAETDGITREDLRLACDAGNIETRPLWKPMHLQPVFANAPFYGDGTSEKLFNDGLCLPAGSILTNEQINRVIEVIRQTIGQ, from the coding sequence ATGGGGGGAAGTGAACAGAAGTATATTAAAGAGGCATTTGATACCAACTGGGTAGTGCCCTTGGGTCCTAATGTGAATGGCTTTGAGGACGACTTGAAACATTATTTGGGTGGTGAGCATTCTGTTGTGGCACTTAGTGCCGGAACGGCAGCCCTCCATTTGGCATTGGTGCAATTGGGTGTTGGTTATGGTGACGAGGTTATCTGCCAGTCATTTACATTTGCCGCTTCGGCAAATCCGATTACTTACCTCGGTGGAAAACCCATCTTTGTGGATAGTGAAGCCGACACTTGGAATATGTCACCCTACCACTTGCAGGAGGCTATCAAAGATAGAATCGCGAAAACCGGCAAAAAACCAAAAGCCATAATCCCTGTTCACCTCTACGGTATGCCGGCTAAGATGGACGAAATAATGGAGATTGCAAACCGCTACGAAATACCGGTTATCGAGGATGCTGCCGAAGCACTTGGCTCTGAATTCGATGGTGTGAAGTGCGGAACATTCGGAACATTTGGAATTTTGAGTTTCAATGGGAATAAAATCATTACAACCTCGGGCGGGGGAGCATTGGTCTGTTCAACCCAAGAGCAAGCACGCAAAACGATGTTCCTTGCTACTCAGGCACGCGATAATGCGCCTCATTATCAGCATTCTGAAATAGGTTTCAACTACCGAATGAGTAACATCTGTGCCGGAATAGGTAGAGGTCAGGCAGAAGTATTGTCACTGAGAGTTGCTCGTCGCCGTGAAATAAACGAAATATACCGCAAAGCATTTGCAGAAATCAAAGGCATCACTCTACAAAGTGAACCGAACGAGAAATATTTCTCAAACTACTGGCTTACATCTATCACAGTAAATCCGGCTGAAACTGACGGAATAACACGGGAGGATTTACGATTGGCTTGTGATGCGGGTAATATTGAAACTCGCCCTTTGTGGAAACCAATGCACCTTCAACCGGTATTCGCAAATGCTCCTTTCTACGGAGATGGCACCAGTGAAAAATTGTTCAATGATGGTCTATGTCTGCCGGCTGGTAGCATCCTCACCAACGAGCAGATAAATCGAGTGATTGAGGTAATTCGACAAACTATAGGTCAGTAA
- a CDS encoding Lipid carrier : UDP-N-acetylgalactosaminyltransferase — protein MLKQIFDKTAAFFGLIFLSPVLLVVAILIKIKMGDGPVIFTQKRVGKNGELFTMYKFRSMRVEHSGTSVSVAGESRITPLGAKLRTYKLDELPELWNVLKGDMSFVGPRPDVPGYADKLTGENRKILELRPGITGPASLKYANEEQILAKVDDPIKYNDEVLFPDKVKINLDYYHNNTVVGDIKLILKTIFK, from the coding sequence ATGTTAAAACAGATTTTCGATAAAACAGCAGCGTTTTTTGGATTGATTTTTCTTTCACCAGTGCTTTTGGTTGTTGCTATTTTGATAAAAATAAAAATGGGAGATGGCCCCGTAATTTTCACCCAAAAGAGAGTCGGAAAAAACGGAGAGTTATTCACAATGTATAAGTTTCGCTCAATGCGTGTCGAGCATAGTGGTACTTCCGTATCGGTTGCCGGTGAAAGTAGAATCACCCCTCTTGGAGCGAAACTGAGAACATACAAATTGGATGAGTTGCCCGAATTATGGAATGTTCTAAAAGGTGATATGAGTTTCGTTGGACCACGCCCTGATGTTCCTGGATATGCTGATAAACTTACGGGTGAAAATAGAAAAATACTTGAGCTTCGTCCTGGTATCACAGGTCCTGCATCTCTCAAATATGCAAATGAGGAACAAATACTTGCAAAAGTTGATGATCCAATAAAATATAATGACGAAGTTCTTTTCCCCGATAAGGTGAAAATAAATCTTGATTATTATCATAATAATACGGTGGTGGGAGATATAAAATTAATTCTTAAAACAATTTTCAAATAG
- a CDS encoding Coenzyme F390 synthetase — MNIREIAFWVVDFAKGGGIRRDYIDINRVCSSPSIEVDNEVISNLLKHSIATVPYYHTCKFDINTFPVVNKNIIREQWDSFVSDKFDKSTLKVVTTSGSTGTPFPVYMDKRKLSRNSADVIFFSKFAGYNFGMPIIYMKIWVKSRMQSGLVYRLRNFYPIDVLNYSDKDSKFVLKRAKSGNVSILAYASVLDNLSKYMTDNDIAIKRGGYRAMIAMSESLSEHTKANLTARCGVNVVSRYSNLECGIMAQQPADGSAHFFINRASYYIEILKVDSDAPAEIGELGRIVVTDLYNYAQPMIRYDTGDVGAFEDEQKRYISTIEGRRLDLLYNTKGQLISSYIVYKNMWQYREIEQYQLIQEGEKDYKLKISPKNGFKKEEQIVSEFVSYLGDDAKIIIEYVDQIPLLASGKRKKIVNNYKK; from the coding sequence ATGAATATTAGAGAAATTGCATTTTGGGTGGTTGATTTCGCCAAGGGAGGCGGCATTCGACGTGACTACATAGATATTAATAGGGTGTGCTCAAGCCCATCAATCGAAGTAGATAATGAAGTTATTTCAAATCTTTTGAAACATTCTATTGCTACCGTGCCCTATTATCACACTTGTAAGTTTGATATTAATACTTTTCCTGTGGTAAACAAAAATATAATTCGTGAGCAATGGGATAGTTTTGTGAGTGATAAGTTTGATAAATCCACATTAAAGGTTGTAACTACGAGCGGGTCAACGGGCACTCCTTTTCCTGTATATATGGATAAACGAAAACTCTCTCGTAATAGTGCCGATGTGATATTTTTCTCGAAATTTGCAGGTTACAACTTTGGTATGCCCATTATTTATATGAAAATATGGGTGAAATCGAGAATGCAGTCGGGTTTAGTTTATCGTTTGAGAAATTTTTACCCGATAGATGTACTCAACTATTCGGATAAAGATTCAAAATTTGTGTTAAAAAGAGCAAAGAGTGGAAATGTATCAATATTAGCTTATGCGTCTGTGCTTGATAATCTTTCCAAATATATGACGGACAACGACATTGCAATAAAGAGAGGCGGATACCGTGCAATGATTGCTATGTCAGAATCGCTTTCGGAGCATACGAAAGCGAACCTTACAGCAAGATGCGGTGTAAATGTAGTTTCACGCTACTCTAATTTAGAGTGTGGTATTATGGCACAACAGCCGGCTGACGGCTCTGCACATTTTTTTATAAATAGAGCGAGCTATTATATTGAGATTCTCAAAGTTGATAGTGATGCTCCAGCCGAAATCGGAGAGTTGGGACGTATTGTGGTCACAGACCTATACAATTATGCTCAACCAATGATAAGATATGATACAGGTGATGTTGGGGCATTTGAGGATGAACAAAAAAGATATATATCTACCATCGAGGGACGAAGACTTGACCTTCTATATAATACGAAAGGCCAACTAATTTCATCCTATATTGTCTACAAGAATATGTGGCAATATCGAGAAATAGAACAGTACCAATTGATTCAGGAGGGTGAAAAAGATTATAAATTGAAAATATCACCTAAGAATGGGTTTAAAAAAGAAGAGCAAATTGTATCTGAGTTTGTGTCATATCTTGGAGACGATGCTAAAATTATAATTGAATATGTCGACCAGATCCCATTGCTCGCATCTGGCAAACGGAAAAAGATAGTTAATAACTACAAAAAATGA
- a CDS encoding Putative glycosyltransferase: MLFLMFVFPNMDKSFNMYTTISKQFALEGNQVTVVAPGQHGQATGIYIENGVEVLRVKTLPIKNVSNWRKGISNLLLPYQYKRALKEFYRDSSFDLIILPTPPITLADLAAKLKKRFSAKVYLILRDIFPQNAVDLGFMKHDSIIHKYFRSKERKLYRVADYIGCMSQGNIDYVLMHNSELSATKFHILRNFQYRYEEFGFDKIALREKYGLQNKFVMLFGGNMGKAQELDNVLELARRAMKYSDAIILLLGEGVMMERTAKRIEELGITNIKIQGSIPKQEYQDLLSVCDVGIISLHRNFTIPNIPSKSLDYWNVGLPILASVDRATDYNIILEHTNTGLWSYAGEHENFFKNFEKLYKDSELRKYFAANGRKYQQNYLMPKQAYETIIGNITSSKYHKHGDKTLS; this comes from the coding sequence GTGCTTTTTTTGATGTTCGTTTTCCCGAATATGGATAAGTCGTTCAATATGTACACGACTATTTCCAAGCAGTTTGCACTTGAGGGTAATCAGGTTACCGTTGTTGCGCCCGGTCAGCACGGGCAGGCAACGGGCATTTATATCGAGAATGGAGTGGAGGTTCTCAGAGTGAAAACTTTGCCGATAAAAAACGTGTCGAATTGGAGAAAAGGAATCTCCAATCTGCTGCTTCCATACCAGTACAAAAGAGCTTTGAAGGAGTTTTACCGAGATAGCTCCTTCGATTTGATTATCCTGCCCACACCGCCCATTACCCTTGCGGACTTGGCTGCGAAACTCAAAAAGAGATTCTCGGCAAAGGTTTATTTGATTCTTCGCGATATTTTTCCTCAGAATGCCGTCGACTTGGGCTTTATGAAGCATGACTCGATTATTCACAAATACTTCCGCAGTAAGGAACGTAAACTATATCGTGTTGCTGACTATATAGGATGTATGTCGCAGGGCAATATAGACTATGTATTAATGCACAACTCAGAACTATCTGCCACAAAATTCCATATTCTTCGCAATTTTCAATATAGGTACGAGGAGTTTGGATTTGATAAGATTGCTTTGAGAGAGAAATATGGTTTGCAGAACAAATTTGTGATGCTCTTCGGAGGAAATATGGGTAAAGCTCAGGAACTGGACAATGTACTCGAATTGGCACGGCGCGCGATGAAATATTCAGATGCTATTATATTATTGTTGGGTGAAGGGGTGATGATGGAGCGTACTGCAAAACGGATCGAAGAGTTGGGAATAACCAATATAAAGATACAGGGTAGCATACCCAAGCAGGAGTATCAAGATTTATTGTCTGTTTGCGATGTGGGCATCATAAGTCTACACCGCAATTTCACCATACCAAACATACCTAGCAAGTCTCTCGACTATTGGAATGTCGGACTTCCGATTTTGGCTTCAGTAGACCGTGCCACCGACTACAATATCATTCTTGAACATACCAATACAGGACTGTGGTCATATGCGGGAGAACACGAAAACTTTTTTAAGAATTTCGAAAAACTGTATAAGGATAGTGAATTAAGAAAATACTTTGCTGCTAACGGACGGAAGTATCAACAAAATTATTTGATGCCTAAGCAGGCATATGAAACTATTATAGGCAACATCACATCATCTAAATATCATAAACATGGAGATAAAACATTATCTTAA
- a CDS encoding mannosyltransferase B, whose translation MITIEASNIYLGGGFVLLEEFLRQLEQRALPTRVYVGYEVVFDRLTEHCYNNIDILKSSPLGTLCRYMRKGTNTLFFCSLPPFVKYKSSVVYFHNPYFASRPHFSIGRLKYIAYHYWVKIFKKKVDFFACQTQNISTQLSDIGCNVKSMPFYIAVQKRELPKIYDFCYISTVSSHKNHKRLFEAIETLVDSGKKLRFAVTIRDTEQNSELTTKIAQINKKAAEEVIVNLGFVNRQGVEEMLNSSKAVFFPSLTETFGLPIAEAMSCGVKVIASNRAYATDLIDNPILFDPEDIGSMTSAMNDELDGKNEDVSQSLNIDDKLNELISFLAK comes from the coding sequence ATGATAACAATTGAAGCATCAAATATATATTTAGGTGGAGGTTTCGTCCTTCTGGAAGAGTTTTTGCGTCAGCTTGAACAGAGAGCGTTGCCGACAAGAGTATACGTTGGCTATGAGGTTGTCTTTGACAGATTAACAGAACATTGCTATAATAATATCGACATATTAAAGAGTTCACCCCTTGGGACACTTTGCAGATATATGAGAAAAGGGACAAATACGCTCTTCTTTTGCAGCTTGCCTCCATTTGTAAAGTACAAAAGCTCTGTTGTATATTTTCATAACCCTTATTTTGCATCGAGACCTCACTTCTCAATCGGTAGATTAAAATATATTGCATATCACTATTGGGTAAAGATATTTAAGAAAAAGGTTGATTTTTTTGCTTGTCAAACTCAAAATATCTCAACTCAACTATCTGATATTGGATGTAATGTAAAGTCGATGCCATTTTATATTGCTGTTCAAAAACGAGAGTTGCCAAAAATTTATGATTTTTGTTATATCAGCACAGTTAGCTCCCATAAAAATCACAAACGTCTTTTTGAGGCGATAGAGACTCTTGTTGATAGTGGGAAGAAATTAAGATTTGCTGTAACAATAAGAGATACAGAACAAAATAGCGAATTAACAACTAAAATAGCTCAAATCAACAAAAAGGCAGCAGAGGAGGTTATTGTGAATCTTGGGTTTGTCAACCGACAAGGTGTGGAGGAGATGTTGAACTCTTCTAAAGCGGTATTTTTCCCCTCACTAACTGAAACTTTTGGGCTACCTATTGCTGAGGCAATGTCGTGTGGGGTGAAAGTAATAGCTTCGAATAGAGCTTATGCTACTGACCTTATTGACAATCCAATACTATTTGACCCAGAGGATATTGGTTCAATGACAAGTGCAATGAATGATGAGCTGGATGGTAAAAATGAGGATGTTTCTCAATCGCTCAATATTGATGATAAGTTGAATGAACTAATAAGTTTCTTAGCAAAATGA
- a CDS encoding Glycosyl transferase group 1 family protein → MGMKIAFISAGFRRFSGGQERIVASLANHYARAGHDVSIVCLFKSETFFPLEQSIKVYEPTINRDGNNRFLYALKIIPYIRRTVRRIKPDTMLGVGEWFNPFTVLATLGLGYPLYLTDRMSPDLRFGVVLDGAKKLFYRFSRGVIAQTSYAAQTIKRRTGVRNIIVIPNPVNAIKRTEAEKRNVIITVGRLSPEKGQEYLIRAFAKLGREDWKLSLVGDGVSREKLKALVTELDVSDSVVFHGHKLDFVKELSEAEIFVLPSLSEGFPNALIEAMSLPLACISSDCTAGPRDIIEEGVNGMLVEPANVDALAAAMEKLMYDKTLRERLSKNACRVRDELNFETISLRYLKFITDDNN, encoded by the coding sequence ATGGGAATGAAAATTGCTTTTATATCAGCCGGTTTTAGGAGATTCAGCGGAGGACAAGAGAGAATTGTTGCCTCCCTTGCCAACCATTATGCGCGTGCGGGACACGATGTTTCGATAGTTTGCCTGTTCAAGAGCGAGACCTTTTTCCCGCTCGAGCAGAGTATAAAGGTCTATGAACCGACAATTAACCGTGATGGTAATAATCGTTTTTTATACGCGCTGAAAATCATACCTTATATTCGCCGTACGGTGCGAAGGATTAAGCCGGATACGATGTTGGGAGTGGGTGAGTGGTTTAATCCATTCACAGTTCTAGCTACTTTGGGCTTGGGTTACCCGCTATACCTGACCGACCGTATGAGTCCCGACCTGCGGTTTGGCGTGGTTTTGGATGGTGCTAAGAAGTTGTTTTATAGATTTAGTCGTGGCGTGATTGCTCAAACATCCTATGCAGCACAAACCATTAAGCGAAGAACAGGTGTAAGAAATATTATTGTTATACCTAATCCCGTAAATGCTATTAAAAGGACTGAGGCAGAGAAACGTAATGTCATCATTACCGTCGGCAGACTTTCACCGGAGAAGGGTCAGGAGTATCTTATTCGTGCCTTTGCCAAGTTAGGTAGGGAGGATTGGAAGCTTTCTCTTGTGGGTGATGGTGTGTCGCGGGAGAAACTTAAAGCTCTTGTGACAGAATTGGATGTGAGCGATAGCGTTGTTTTCCACGGTCATAAACTCGATTTTGTGAAGGAGTTGTCCGAAGCTGAAATATTTGTGTTGCCATCACTGTCCGAGGGGTTTCCGAATGCTTTGATAGAGGCTATGTCTCTTCCGTTGGCGTGTATAAGTAGCGACTGTACGGCTGGTCCGCGAGATATAATTGAAGAGGGAGTTAATGGAATGTTGGTGGAGCCGGCAAATGTCGATGCACTTGCCGCGGCTATGGAAAAATTGATGTATGACAAAACCTTGAGAGAGAGACTGTCTAAAAATGCTTGCAGAGTGAGAGATGAGTTAAATTTTGAAACGATATCTCTACGATACTTAAAATTCATTACAGATGATAACAATTGA